The Opisthocomus hoazin isolate bOpiHoa1 chromosome W, bOpiHoa1.hap1, whole genome shotgun sequence genome includes a region encoding these proteins:
- the LOC142365621 gene encoding zinc finger protein 462-like isoform X8: MEVLQCDGCDFRAPSYEDLKAHIQDVHTAFLQPTDVSEENPSQPRSGSMNASNQTEIEFSSVKDEFTIADEIAGQNTTTQMGTGNYYSQNQSFYGQHMAPDPKPTNKFFQCKFCVRYFRSKNLLVEHTRKVHGAQVGGSSVGSHTAGSLNYNIMMHEGFGKVFSCQFCTYKSPRRARIIKHQKMYHKNNLKESVTPTATSAVSELTSASVPVQEPCKELPAEVVERSILESMVKPLTKSRGNFCCEWCSYQTPRRERWCDHMMKKHRSMVKILSSLRQEQDRTSEPDVQSKSAQNASSNSNYISMNMTGRDMLNADISNFRSYTGNSLIRPNSSISSKFSSVSYPQTKSKLPHNSGTVNLSDRSRYGVADVTSSSADLETNSMLNDSSSDEELNEVDSENGLNSVDYQTSGISAEQLMESDGNKLLETKGIPFRRYMNRFQCPFCPFLTMHRRSISRHIENIHLSGKTTVYKCNECPFTCKSLLKLGAHRQCHASTTSDWDTVNSQSENIVFSLNDNMVSYESGNINGSKSVGMMETVQQQQQQQLPQPHSQHPYKCTMCNYSTTTLKGLRVHQQHKHSFCDNLPKYDGLPSNMPQESEADALTSVSIVKKSQTSILGLSSKNNFVAKVTRKVLNDCPLDLSPVKKRTRIDEIASNLQSKINQNKQQEDAVINIEDEEEEEEDEVEIEVELDREEEQTEPIVEVSSSYAPQQTWGRETNDSQKDANFRNMHHDYNSTNGAEIELTLSEDEEDYFSSINMKDQQSSNASVLASQPNMYGPDQNNENVEINNSGRLYYCKHCDFSNKSARSVSTHYQRMHPYIKFSFRYILDPNDHSAVYRCLECYIDYTNFEDLQQHYGEHHPEAMNVLNSDHSDLIYRCRFCSYTSPNVRSLMPHYQRMHPTVKINNAMIFSSYVAEKQEGLNTGSQTLREILNSAPKTMATSTPVAHGTTVPASFNKSATKSFSPECENQKAPSVNSVIVYDCDVCSFASPNMHSVLVHYQKKHPEEKASYFRIQKTMHIASVERGSALAQMSFEMGVSVSSKLSNLVSQSPLPPDLVPELYYCKHCSYSNRSVVGVLVHYQKRHPEIKVTAKYIRQAPPTAATMKAGELPPGIQKMPVSVQQLSRASSESSVNPLENEMFFCQHCDYGNRTVKGVLIHYQKKHRDFKANADVIRQHTATVRSLCDRNQKKSSDRLPVHTSSTEQDKTKLRALKCRQCSYTSPYFYALRKHIKKDHPNLKATVMSILRWAFLDGLIEAGYHCEWCIYSHTEPSGLLVHYQRRHPEHYVDYTYMATKLWAGPDPSPPTLVMPTEAKTYKCRDCIFEASSIWDITNHYQAFHPWAMNGDESVLLDIIKEKDATEKIGTQLDEVRARINSENHVKSQMDQDVEDCSLSQEKTIQLASANPAISSTPYQCTVCQSEYNNLHGLLTHYGKKHPGMKVKAADFAQDIDINPGAVYKCRHCPYINTRIHGVLTHYQKRHPSVKVTAEDFARDVEQLNDFAQNDVEETSRIFKQGYGAYRCKLCPYTHGTLEKLKIHYEKYHNQPEFDFFAQSPPKVPASVEPDMVTEIKASPEIAADGVGEVSISAPHFSSSHLVSHTVFRCQLCKYFCSTRKGIARHYRIKHNNVRAQPEGKNNLFKCALCSYTNPIRKGLAAHYQKRHDIDAYYTHCLAASRTVSDKPNKVIVPSAPKDDTPPLSEELRRAVEKKKCSLCSFQSFSRKGIVSHYMKRHPGVFPKKQHASKLGCYFTAVYADEHEKSTPSEERNDFEKPEVESETQETEWLPFRCIKCFKLSFSTAELLCMHYTDHHSKDLKRDFTILGSGTRSHNAVYQCKHCDTKLHSMAELTSHLNSHNEEFQKRAKRQERRKQLLSKQKYADGAFTDFKQERAFGHLEDASKLKERKVVGYKCKFCVEVHPTLRAICNHLRKHVQYGNVSSVSTTVKQEAEDSTSTTLEGFEGAKDPGTVEFTEAESGASLEDETRPGGYHCSQCDRVLMSMQGLRSHERSHLALAMFTQEDKYSCQYCSFVSAFRHK, encoded by the exons ATGGAGGTGCTGCAGTGTGATGGCTGTGATTTCCGAGCTCCATCCTATGAAGACCTAAAAGCTCACATTCAGGATGTTCATACTGCTTTTCTGCAGCCAACAGATGTCTCTGAAGAAAACCCTAGCCAGCCAAGGTCTGGCTCCATGAATGCTAGCAACCAGACTGAGAttgaattttcttctgtaaagGATGAATTTACAATTGCAGATGAAATAGCAG GGCAAAATACAACAACTCAGATGGGGACTGGAAATTATTACAGCCAGAACCAAAGTTTTTATGGTCAACATATGGCTCCAGATCCTAAACCAACCAACAAGTTTTTCCAGTGCAAATTTTGCGTGCGTTACTTCCGATCTAAAAACCTCCTCGTAGAGCACACTCGCAAGGTTCATGGAGCACAAGTTGGGGGGAGCTCAGTAGGGTCACACACTGCTGGATCCTTAAATTACAACATCATGATGCATGAGGGGTTTGGCAAAGTTTTCTCTTGCCAGTTCTGTACCTACAAATCACCAAGGCGCGCAAGGATTATTAAACACCAGAAAATGTATCACAAAAACAATCTTAAGGAGAGCGTAACTCCTACTGCTACCTCTGCTGTATCTGAATTGACATCTGCCTCTGTGCCAGTGCAGGAACCATGCAAGGAATTGCCTGCAGAGGTGGTAGAACGGAGCATTTTGGAGTCCATGGTTAAGCCTCTAACAAAGTCCAGAGGCAACTTTTGCTGTGAATGGTGCAGTTACCAGACACCTCGAAGGGAGCGCTGGTGTGACCATATGATGAAGAAGCACCGCAGCATGGTAAAAATACTGTCAAGTTTGAGGCAGGAACAAGACAGAACCAGTGAGCCTGATGTGCAGAGTAAGAGTGCCCAGAATGCCTCCTCAAACTCTAATTATATTTCTATGAATATGACAGGACGTGATATGTTGAATGCTGatatctcaaacttcagaagctATACGGGCAATTCCCTTATCAGGCCCAACTCTTCTATATCCTCTaagttttcttctgtgtcttATCCTCAAACAAAGTCTAAATTACCCCACAACTCGGGCACAGTTAATTTGTCTGACAGATCTCGCTATGGAGTTGCTGACGTGACAAGTTCTTCTGCTGACTTGGAAACAAACAGTATGCTAAATGACTCCAGCTCAGATGAAGAGCTAAATGAAGTGGACAGCGAGAATGGCTTGAACTCTGTGGACTACCAGACTTCAGGAATATCTGCAGAGCAACTGATGGAATCTGATGGCAACAAGCTGTTGGAAACAAAAGGGATTCCCTTTAGAAGATACATGAACAGGTTCCAATGTCCTTTTTGCCCTTTCCTCACAATGCACCGCCGAAGCATCTCCCGTCACATTGAGAATATCCACCTGTCTGGGAAGACAACTGTATACAAATGCAATGAATGTCCTTTCACCTGTAAGAGTTTGTTAAAGCTTGGAGCTCATAGGCAATGTCATGCAAGTACAACATCAGACTGGGATACTGTGAATTCTCAGAGTGAAAACATTGTCTTCTCTTTGAATGACAACATGGTTTCTTATGAAAGTGGAAATATAAATGGAAGTAAGTCAGTTGGGATGATGGAaacagtgcagcagcagcaacagcagcagttgCCTCAGCCCCATTCACAGCATCCTTATAAGTGCACAATGTGTAACTATTCTACCACTACTTTGAAAGGCCTCAGAGTTCATCAGCAGCACAAGCACTCATTTTGTGACAACTTACCAAAATATGATGGACTGCCATCCAACATGCCACAAGAGAGTGAGGCAGATGCTCTCACCTCTGTCAGCATAGTGAAGAAAAGCCAGACTTCAATTCTTGGTCTCTCATCTAAAAATAACTTTGTTGCTAAGGTCACTCGGAAGGTGTTAAACGACTGCCCTTTGGATCTCTCACCAGTGAAGAAAAGAACTAGAATTGATGAAATAGCAAGCAACCTGCAgagcaaaataaaccaaaacaaacagcaagaagATGCTGTGATAAATatagaggatgaggaggaagaggaggaagacgaGGTGGAGATAGAAGTGGAATTAGACAGAGAAGAAGAACAAACAGAACCAATAGTGGAGGTTTCTAGTTCTTATGCACCCCAGCAAACGTGGGGAAGAGAGACCAATGATTCTCAGAAGGATGCAAACTTCAGAAACATGCATCATGATTATAATTCCACCAATGGAGCAGAGATTGAGCTCACTttatctgaagatgaggaagattatttttcttccattaacATGAAAGATCAACAGAGCTCTAATGCCTCTGTTCTGGCAAGCCAGCCAAATATGTATGGCCCTGATCAGAACAACGAAAATGTGGAGATTAACAATTCTGGCAGGCTTTACTATTGTAAACACTGCGATTTTAGCAACAAATCTGCCAGGAGTGTTAGCACCCACTACCAACGGATGCACCCCTACATAAAATTCAGCTTTAGGTATATCTTGGATCCCAACGATCACAGTGCAGTATACAGATGCCTTGAGTGTTATATTGACTATACAAACTTTGAAGACCTGCAGCAACACTATGGAGAGCATCACCCTGAAGCTATGAATGTATTGAACTCTGATCACTCTGATCTGATCTACCGCTGTCGCTTCTGTTCCTACACTAGTCCAAATGTTAGAAGCCTGATGCCGCATTACCAAAGAATGCATCCAACAGTGAAAATTAACAATGCAATGATATTTTCAAGCTATGTTGCTGAGAAGCAAGAGGGGCTAAACACAGGGTCTCAGACACTGAGAGAGATCTTGAATTCTGCTCCAAAAACTATGGCAACCTCCACCCCTGTGGCTCATGGGACTACTGTGCCAGCAAGTTTTAACAAAAGTGCCACAAAGAGTTTTAGTCCTGAATGTGAAAATCAGAAGGCACCTTCGGTCAATTCTGTGATTGTTTATGACTGTGATGTGTGCTCATTTGCAAGCCCTAATATGCATTCAGTTCTGGTGCATTACCAGAAAAAACACCCTGAAGAAAAAGCATCATATTTCAGAATTCAGAAGACCATGCATATAGCTTCTGTTGAGAGGGGGTCTGCCCTGGCTCAAATGTCTTTTGAGATGGGGGTGTCTGTCTCCTCAAAACTGTCCAACTTGGTTTCTCAGTCACCACTGCCACCAGACCTTGTTCCTGAACTCTACTATTGCAAACACTGTTCATACAGCAACCGTTCAGTTGTGGGAGTGCTTGTCCACTACCAGAAAAGGCATCCGGAAATAAAGGTCACTGCCAAGTACATCAGGCAGGCACCCCCTACAGCGGCAACGATGAAGGCTGGTGAGCTGCCACCTGGGATTCAGAAAATGCCAGTGTCAGTGCAGCAGTTGAGCCGGGCCAGTTCTGAGAGCTCTGTGAATCCCCTTGAGAATGAAATGTTCTTCTGCCAGCACTGTGATTATGGAAACCGGACTGTGAAAGGTGTGCTCATTCATTATCAAAAGAAGCATCGTGATTTCAAAGCCAACGCAGATGTGATTAGGCAGCATACAGCCACCGTTAGAAGCCTTTGTGATCGTAACCAGAAGAAATCATCTGACAGGTTGCCTGTTCACACCTCCAGCACTGAACAGGACAAGACAAAGCTGAGAGCCCTCAAATGCAGGCAGTGTAGCTACACATCACCTTACTTCTATGCGTTGAGGAAGCATATTAAGAAAGACCACCCGAATCTGAAGGCCACGGTCATGTCCATTCTGAGATGGGCATTTTTGGATGGCTTGATAGAAGCTGGTTATCACTGTGAATGGTGCATTTACTCACATACGGAACCGAGTGGTTTGCTTGTGCATTACCAAAGGAGACATCCTGAACATTATGTTGACTATACATATATGGCAACTAAACTCTGGGCAGGTCCGGATCCTTCCCCTCCTACCCTAGTGATGCCAACAGAGGCAAAGACCTATAAATGCAGAGACTGCATTTTTGAAGCATCTTCTATTTGGGATATTACTAATCACTACCAGGCTTTTCACCCTTGGGCTATGAATGGGGATGAATCTGTATTGTTAGATATCATTAAGGAGAAAGATGCTACTGAGAAAATTGGCACACAGCTTGATGAAGTTAGGGCCAGGATTAATTCTGAAAACCATGTAAAATCACAGATGGACCAGGATGTGGAGGACTGCAGCCTTTCCCAGGAAAAAACTATTCAACTGGCTTCTGCAAACCCTGCCATCTCCTCCACTCCATATCAGTGTACAGTTTGCCAGTCTGAGTACAATAACTTGCATGGCCTCCTGACACATTACGGCAAAAAGCATCCTGGCATGAAAGTGAAAGCTGCTGACTTTGCACAGGACATAGACATTAACCCAGGGGCTGTGTACAAGTGCAGACATTGCCCATACATTAACACACGCATTCATGGTGTCCTCACACATTATCAGAAACGGCACCCATCAGTAAAGGTCACTGCTGAAGACTTTGCGCGTGATGTGGAACAGTTGAATGACTTTGCCCAGAATGACGTAGAAGAGACGAGTAGGATTTTCAAGCAAGGCTATGGTGCATACCGGTGCAAACTATGCCCTTACACCCATGGCACACTGGAGAAGCTCAAAATTCACTATGAGAAATACCATAATCAAcctgaatttgatttttttgctcAGTCACCACCAAAGGTGCCTGCCTCAGTGGAGCCAGACATGGTAACTGAAATCAAGGCCTCCCCAGAAATTGCTGCTGATGGTGTTGGAGAAGTGTCTATCTCAGCACCTCATTTCTCCAGTTCTCACTTAGTGTCTCACACTGTGTTCCGGTGTCAGCTCTGCAAATACTTCTGTTCTACCCGGAAGGGCATAGCCAGGCACTACCGCATCAAACACAATAATGTTCGGGCACAACCAGAAGGCAAGAACAACCTCTTCAAGTGTGCTTTATGTTCCTACACCAACCCTATCCGCAAAGGGCTTGCAGCACACTACCAGAAAAGGCATGACATTGATGCTTACTACACTCATTGTTTAGCAGCCTCCAGGACAGTAAGCGACAAACCCAATAAAGTGATCGTTCCATCTGCTCCCAAAGATGACACTCCTCCGTTAAGTGAGGAGCTGAGGAGGGCTGTGGAAAAGAAGAAATGCTCACTTTGTTCCTTTCAGTCTTTTAGCAGAAAAGGTATTGTTTCCCACTACATGAAGCGTCACCCTGGTGTTTTCCCTAAGAAGCAGCATGCGAGTAAGCTGGGGTGTTACTTCACTGCTGTGTATGCTGATGAACATGAAAAGTCGACTCCATCTGAGGAAAGGAATGACTTTGAAAAGCCTGAGGTGGAGAGTGAGACTCAAGAAACTGAGTGGCTTCCCTTCAGATGCATAAAATGTTTCAAGCTATCCTTCAGCACAGCAGAGTTGCTGTGCATGCATTACACTGATCACCACAGTAAGGATTTGAAGAGAGACTTTACCATACTGGGAAGTGGCACCCGCTCTCATAATGCTGTCTACCAGTGCAAGCACTGTGATACTAAATTGCATAGCATGGCAGAGCTGACCTCACACTTAAATAGTCACAATGAAGAATTCCAGAAGCGTGCCAAACGTCAAGAGAGGAGGAAACAGCTTTTGAGCAAGCAGAAATATGCAGATGGTGCTTTTACAGATTTCAAACAAGAGAGG gcttttggacactTAGAAGACGCTTCAAAACTTAAGGAGAGGAAAGTTGTTGGCTATAAATGTAAATTTTGTGTGGAAGTTCATCCAACGCTTCGAGCCATCTGTAATCATCTCCGTAAGCATGTCCAGTATGGGAATGTTTCTTCTGTGTCAACTACCGTAAAG CAGGAAGCTGAAGATTCTACAAGCACAACTTTGGAGGGTTTTGAGGGAGCCAAAGACCCTGGCACTGTGGAATTTACAGAAGCTGAATCTGGAGCATCCTTGGAAGATGAAACCAGGCCTGGGGGCTACCACTGCAGCCAGTGTGACCGGGTCTTGATGTCTATGCAGGGTCTGCGATCTCATGAGAGGAGTCACTTGGCTCTGGCCATGTTTACCCAGGAAGACAAGTACAGCTGCCAGTATTGCTCCTTTGTCTCTGCTTTCAGGCACAA